Proteins encoded within one genomic window of Hemitrygon akajei chromosome 13, sHemAka1.3, whole genome shotgun sequence:
- the LOC140737686 gene encoding aquaporin-3-like isoform X3 — protein MGKQKEILRKVTLLLKVRSILVKQCLAECLGTLIHTMLGCGAIAQFTLSCGTHTEFLSVTFAIGFAVALGILVTSKVSGAHLNPAVTFALCLLACEPWLKFPFFFLAQTVGAFLGSGIMFEKLWLHSNKQLTVIGPNSTAGIFTTFPLEHVSAITGIFDQAAGTAVLIFCILTIVDPLHTPVRTGLEAFTIGLVVLITGWSMGSNSQYSLNPARDIGPRLFTAIAGWGSEVFTWCGLHPALISTSATLSVTTRRDRRKRDSQSLQKSCGKFSQDARKNLPADFVTKLHNSVAK, from the exons ATGGGGAAACAAAAGGAGATCCTCAGGAAAGTGACCCTTCTGCTGAAAGTTCGAAGTATTCTGGTGAAACAGTGCCTGGCTGAATGTTTGGGAACGCTCATTCATACC ATGCTTGGCTGTGGAGCAATAGCTCAGTTTACACTCAGCTGTGGCACTCACACTGAATTTCTGTCCGTAACTTTCGCCATTGGATTTGCAGTAGCTCTAGGCATATTGGTAACCAGTAAAGTGTCAG GAGCTCACCTGAACCCAGCAGTGACCTTTGCTTTGTGCTTGCTTGCTTGTGAGCCTTGGTTAAAATTCCCCTTCTTCTTTTTGGCACAAACAGTAGGTGCCTTCCTTGGATCAGGAATAATGTTTG AGAAGTTGTGGCTCCACAGCAATAAGCAGTTGACAGTTATTGGACCAAACTCGACTGCTGGGATATTTACGACGTTTCCACTTGAACACGTGAGTGCAATCACTGGCATTTTTGATCAG GCAGCTGGGACTGCAGTGCTCATATTTTGCATCCTTACCATTGTGGATCCTTTGCACACCCCAGTGAGGACGGGCTTGGAAGCCTTCACCATCGGCTTGGTGGTTCTGATCACTGGCTGGTCCATGGGTTCAAATTCCCAGTACTCACTAAATCCTGCCAGGGATATTGGACCTCGCTTGTTCACAGCAATTGCTGGTTGGGGATCTGAAGTTTTCAC ATGGTGTGGCCTTCACccagccctgatctcaacatcagcAACATTATCCGTGACTACCAGGAGAGACAGAAGGAAACGAGACAGTCAAAGTTTGCAGAAgagctgtggcaagttctcccaAGATGCTCGGAAAAATCTACCAGCTGATTTTGTTacaaaactgcacaacagtgtagCTAAATGA
- the LOC140737686 gene encoding aquaporin-3-like isoform X5: MGKQKEILRKVTLLLKVRSILVKQCLAECLGTLIHTMLGCGAIAQFTLSCGTHTEFLSVTFAIGFAVALGILVTSKVSEKLWLHSNKQLTVIGPNSTAGIFTTFPLEHVSAITGIFDQAAGTAVLIFCILTIVDPLHTPVRTGLEAFTIGLVVLITGWSMGSNSQYSLNPARDIGPRLFTAIAGWGSEVFTWCGLHPALISTSATLSVTTRRDRRKRDSQSLQKSCGKFSQDARKNLPADFVTKLHNSVAK; encoded by the exons ATGGGGAAACAAAAGGAGATCCTCAGGAAAGTGACCCTTCTGCTGAAAGTTCGAAGTATTCTGGTGAAACAGTGCCTGGCTGAATGTTTGGGAACGCTCATTCATACC ATGCTTGGCTGTGGAGCAATAGCTCAGTTTACACTCAGCTGTGGCACTCACACTGAATTTCTGTCCGTAACTTTCGCCATTGGATTTGCAGTAGCTCTAGGCATATTGGTAACCAGTAAAGTGTCAG AGAAGTTGTGGCTCCACAGCAATAAGCAGTTGACAGTTATTGGACCAAACTCGACTGCTGGGATATTTACGACGTTTCCACTTGAACACGTGAGTGCAATCACTGGCATTTTTGATCAG GCAGCTGGGACTGCAGTGCTCATATTTTGCATCCTTACCATTGTGGATCCTTTGCACACCCCAGTGAGGACGGGCTTGGAAGCCTTCACCATCGGCTTGGTGGTTCTGATCACTGGCTGGTCCATGGGTTCAAATTCCCAGTACTCACTAAATCCTGCCAGGGATATTGGACCTCGCTTGTTCACAGCAATTGCTGGTTGGGGATCTGAAGTTTTCAC ATGGTGTGGCCTTCACccagccctgatctcaacatcagcAACATTATCCGTGACTACCAGGAGAGACAGAAGGAAACGAGACAGTCAAAGTTTGCAGAAgagctgtggcaagttctcccaAGATGCTCGGAAAAATCTACCAGCTGATTTTGTTacaaaactgcacaacagtgtagCTAAATGA
- the LOC140737686 gene encoding aquaporin-3-like isoform X1: MGKQKEILRKVTLLLKVRSILVKQCLAECLGTLIHTMLGCGAIAQFTLSCGTHTEFLSVTFAIGFAVALGILVTSKVSGAHLNPAVTFALCLLACEPWLKFPFFFLAQTVGAFLGSGIMFGLYYEKLWLHSNKQLTVIGPNSTAGIFTTFPLEHVSAITGIFDQAAGTAVLIFCILTIVDPLHTPVRTGLEAFTIGLVVLITGWSMGSNSQYSLNPARDIGPRLFTAIAGWGSEVFTWCGLHPALISTSATLSVTTRRDRRKRDSQSLQKSCGKFSQDARKNLPADFVTKLHNSVAK; the protein is encoded by the exons ATGGGGAAACAAAAGGAGATCCTCAGGAAAGTGACCCTTCTGCTGAAAGTTCGAAGTATTCTGGTGAAACAGTGCCTGGCTGAATGTTTGGGAACGCTCATTCATACC ATGCTTGGCTGTGGAGCAATAGCTCAGTTTACACTCAGCTGTGGCACTCACACTGAATTTCTGTCCGTAACTTTCGCCATTGGATTTGCAGTAGCTCTAGGCATATTGGTAACCAGTAAAGTGTCAG GAGCTCACCTGAACCCAGCAGTGACCTTTGCTTTGTGCTTGCTTGCTTGTGAGCCTTGGTTAAAATTCCCCTTCTTCTTTTTGGCACAAACAGTAGGTGCCTTCCTTGGATCAGGAATAATGTTTGGTTTGTATTATG AGAAGTTGTGGCTCCACAGCAATAAGCAGTTGACAGTTATTGGACCAAACTCGACTGCTGGGATATTTACGACGTTTCCACTTGAACACGTGAGTGCAATCACTGGCATTTTTGATCAG GCAGCTGGGACTGCAGTGCTCATATTTTGCATCCTTACCATTGTGGATCCTTTGCACACCCCAGTGAGGACGGGCTTGGAAGCCTTCACCATCGGCTTGGTGGTTCTGATCACTGGCTGGTCCATGGGTTCAAATTCCCAGTACTCACTAAATCCTGCCAGGGATATTGGACCTCGCTTGTTCACAGCAATTGCTGGTTGGGGATCTGAAGTTTTCAC ATGGTGTGGCCTTCACccagccctgatctcaacatcagcAACATTATCCGTGACTACCAGGAGAGACAGAAGGAAACGAGACAGTCAAAGTTTGCAGAAgagctgtggcaagttctcccaAGATGCTCGGAAAAATCTACCAGCTGATTTTGTTacaaaactgcacaacagtgtagCTAAATGA
- the LOC140737686 gene encoding aquaporin-3-like isoform X2, translating into MGKQKEILRKVTLLLKVRSILVKQCLAECLGTLIHTMLGCGAIAQFTLSCGTHTEFLSVTFAIGFAVALGILVTSKVSGAHLNPAVTFALCLLACEPWLKFPFFFLAQTVGAFLGSGIMFGLYYEKLWLHSNKQLTVIGPNSTAGIFTTFPLEHVSAITGIFDQAAGTAVLIFCILTIVDPLHTPVRTGLEAFTIGLVVLITGWSMGSNSQYSLNPARDIGPRLFTAIAGWGSEVFTAGSYWFWIPLVSPIIGAALGVLMYQFIVGLRVDTRSGCSTEAEQNVKPLSLKTGGSC; encoded by the exons ATGGGGAAACAAAAGGAGATCCTCAGGAAAGTGACCCTTCTGCTGAAAGTTCGAAGTATTCTGGTGAAACAGTGCCTGGCTGAATGTTTGGGAACGCTCATTCATACC ATGCTTGGCTGTGGAGCAATAGCTCAGTTTACACTCAGCTGTGGCACTCACACTGAATTTCTGTCCGTAACTTTCGCCATTGGATTTGCAGTAGCTCTAGGCATATTGGTAACCAGTAAAGTGTCAG GAGCTCACCTGAACCCAGCAGTGACCTTTGCTTTGTGCTTGCTTGCTTGTGAGCCTTGGTTAAAATTCCCCTTCTTCTTTTTGGCACAAACAGTAGGTGCCTTCCTTGGATCAGGAATAATGTTTGGTTTGTATTATG AGAAGTTGTGGCTCCACAGCAATAAGCAGTTGACAGTTATTGGACCAAACTCGACTGCTGGGATATTTACGACGTTTCCACTTGAACACGTGAGTGCAATCACTGGCATTTTTGATCAG GCAGCTGGGACTGCAGTGCTCATATTTTGCATCCTTACCATTGTGGATCCTTTGCACACCCCAGTGAGGACGGGCTTGGAAGCCTTCACCATCGGCTTGGTGGTTCTGATCACTGGCTGGTCCATGGGTTCAAATTCCCAGTACTCACTAAATCCTGCCAGGGATATTGGACCTCGCTTGTTCACAGCAATTGCTGGTTGGGGATCTGAAGTTTTCAC CGCTGGAAGCTATTGGTTTTGGATTCCACTTGTCAGCCCGATCATTGGAGCTGCTTTGGGTGTTTTGATGTACCAGTTCATTGTTGGATTACGGGTTGACACAAGAAGTGGCTGCTCCACCGAAGCAGAACAAAACGTAAAACCCCTGAGCCTGAAAACAGGCGGAAGCTGTTGA
- the LOC140737686 gene encoding aquaporin-3-like isoform X4, with protein sequence MGKQKEILRKVTLLLKVRSILVKQCLAECLGTLIHTMLGCGAIAQFTLSCGTHTEFLSVTFAIGFAVALGILVTSKVSGAHLNPAVTFALCLLACEPWLKFPFFFLAQTVGAFLGSGIMFGLYYEKLWLHSNKQLTVIGPNSTAGIFTTFPLEHAAGTAVLIFCILTIVDPLHTPVRTGLEAFTIGLVVLITGWSMGSNSQYSLNPARDIGPRLFTAIAGWGSEVFTWCGLHPALISTSATLSVTTRRDRRKRDSQSLQKSCGKFSQDARKNLPADFVTKLHNSVAK encoded by the exons ATGGGGAAACAAAAGGAGATCCTCAGGAAAGTGACCCTTCTGCTGAAAGTTCGAAGTATTCTGGTGAAACAGTGCCTGGCTGAATGTTTGGGAACGCTCATTCATACC ATGCTTGGCTGTGGAGCAATAGCTCAGTTTACACTCAGCTGTGGCACTCACACTGAATTTCTGTCCGTAACTTTCGCCATTGGATTTGCAGTAGCTCTAGGCATATTGGTAACCAGTAAAGTGTCAG GAGCTCACCTGAACCCAGCAGTGACCTTTGCTTTGTGCTTGCTTGCTTGTGAGCCTTGGTTAAAATTCCCCTTCTTCTTTTTGGCACAAACAGTAGGTGCCTTCCTTGGATCAGGAATAATGTTTGGTTTGTATTATG AGAAGTTGTGGCTCCACAGCAATAAGCAGTTGACAGTTATTGGACCAAACTCGACTGCTGGGATATTTACGACGTTTCCACTTGAACAC GCAGCTGGGACTGCAGTGCTCATATTTTGCATCCTTACCATTGTGGATCCTTTGCACACCCCAGTGAGGACGGGCTTGGAAGCCTTCACCATCGGCTTGGTGGTTCTGATCACTGGCTGGTCCATGGGTTCAAATTCCCAGTACTCACTAAATCCTGCCAGGGATATTGGACCTCGCTTGTTCACAGCAATTGCTGGTTGGGGATCTGAAGTTTTCAC ATGGTGTGGCCTTCACccagccctgatctcaacatcagcAACATTATCCGTGACTACCAGGAGAGACAGAAGGAAACGAGACAGTCAAAGTTTGCAGAAgagctgtggcaagttctcccaAGATGCTCGGAAAAATCTACCAGCTGATTTTGTTacaaaactgcacaacagtgtagCTAAATGA